From one Acidobacteriota bacterium genomic stretch:
- a CDS encoding UbiX family flavin prenyltransferase yields the protein MTVSRDLALLVSGASGSILAKQFAIAALTGGEVDALHLVVTGAAGKVLSHELGPEWASARAFRESLPLDDGLRARIRPYADSDLAAQIASGSHRLHGVIVLPCSAGMAGSLANGISRGLAQRVADVALKQRWPLLLGIRETPMSSILLENLLKLANAGAHIVPPLPAFYLKPDDATALRLFVDHYCLRLLDLLSIPAADVGLRWQG from the coding sequence GTGACCGTGAGCCGTGATCTCGCGCTGCTGGTTTCGGGCGCCTCGGGTTCGATCCTCGCGAAGCAGTTCGCGATCGCCGCGCTGACCGGCGGCGAGGTCGACGCGCTGCATCTCGTTGTCACCGGTGCAGCGGGAAAGGTGCTCTCCCACGAACTCGGTCCCGAGTGGGCCAGTGCAAGAGCATTCCGGGAAAGTCTTCCGCTCGACGACGGCTTGCGCGCGAGGATCCGGCCTTACGCGGACTCGGATCTCGCTGCCCAGATCGCCTCCGGGTCTCATCGGCTGCACGGCGTCATCGTCCTTCCGTGTTCAGCCGGGATGGCGGGCTCGCTGGCCAACGGGATCTCGCGTGGCCTCGCTCAGCGCGTGGCGGATGTCGCACTGAAACAGCGGTGGCCATTGTTACTGGGTATCCGCGAAACGCCGATGTCGTCGATTCTCCTCGAAAACCTTCTGAAGCTCGCGAATGCCGGAGCCCACATCGTGCCACCACTGCCGGCCTTCTATCTCAAGCCGGATGACGCGACCGCGCTACGGCTCTTCGTGGATCACTACTGCTTACGCCTCCTCGACCTCCTCTCGATTCCCGCGGCGGACGTCGGTTTGAGATGGCAGGGTTGA
- a CDS encoding ComEA family DNA-binding protein, with amino-acid sequence MQRRICLSCLVIAIVLSAAAGAADGQQPNGVVNINNASAEELQLLPRVGPALAGRIIEFREANGPFRSVDEIIAVKGIGERSFEKLKPYIVTSGATTLNTKVRLARSTVGSRVED; translated from the coding sequence ATGCAGCGAAGAATTTGCCTCTCATGCCTTGTGATCGCGATAGTCCTCAGTGCTGCGGCGGGAGCCGCTGATGGCCAGCAGCCGAACGGGGTGGTGAACATCAACAACGCCTCCGCCGAGGAGCTGCAGTTGCTGCCGAGAGTAGGTCCAGCGTTGGCTGGCCGAATCATCGAGTTCCGAGAGGCGAACGGCCCTTTCCGCTCGGTTGACGAGATCATCGCGGTCAAGGGCATCGGAGAAAGGTCCTTCGAAAAGCTCAAGCCATACATCGTCACCAGCGGTGCGACCACCTTGAACACCAAGGTGAGGTTGGCACGTTCGACCGTCGGCTCGAGAGTCGAAGACTGA
- a CDS encoding NTP transferase domain-containing protein — protein MSAPGFKTAMVLAAGRGVRMRPLTAVLPKPALPLPDGPVIASALRLAASAGAERIVINLCHLAEEMAAAVADVSLPGVKIELSFEQELMGTAGGLATARDRGLLGDEGSILVINGDGVFGLDLRDLFDRHFGREDLVTLALLPHLDPARWSRILLGTDGAVETILPPGSAGDQEASFLYPGVMAVRLEAVETLPSDPAEVPATLWKSAYSARRFGGVVVAGHWREVGTPGDYREAVCAYLSGSTVIHPSAVVGSQARITNSLIGRGASVMDDATIEDSVVAEGAAVRAGGLVRASVLLGETTVAPGEAVVHDVRAFTPVR, from the coding sequence ATGAGTGCTCCTGGCTTCAAGACTGCGATGGTCCTTGCCGCCGGTCGTGGAGTCAGAATGCGTCCCCTGACCGCGGTCCTTCCGAAACCCGCATTACCGCTGCCGGATGGCCCGGTCATCGCGTCCGCGCTGCGTCTGGCGGCATCGGCCGGAGCGGAACGAATTGTGATCAACCTGTGTCACCTCGCGGAGGAAATGGCTGCAGCTGTGGCCGACGTTTCGCTCCCGGGTGTGAAGATCGAGCTCTCATTCGAACAAGAGCTGATGGGAACCGCCGGCGGTCTCGCGACGGCTCGTGACCGGGGATTGCTCGGAGACGAGGGGTCGATCCTGGTTATCAATGGCGACGGCGTCTTCGGTCTCGATCTGCGGGATCTGTTCGACCGCCATTTCGGCCGGGAGGACCTCGTGACACTCGCGTTGCTGCCTCACCTCGATCCAGCGAGATGGTCGCGCATCCTCCTCGGTACCGATGGCGCAGTCGAGACCATTCTCCCTCCCGGCAGCGCTGGCGATCAGGAAGCGTCGTTCCTCTATCCAGGCGTAATGGCGGTTCGTCTGGAAGCTGTCGAAACTCTGCCCTCGGACCCGGCTGAGGTGCCAGCCACTCTCTGGAAATCAGCCTATTCGGCGCGACGATTCGGCGGCGTCGTCGTCGCCGGCCACTGGCGAGAGGTCGGCACTCCGGGCGACTACCGCGAGGCAGTCTGCGCCTACCTGTCTGGCTCGACGGTCATCCACCCATCCGCGGTGGTCGGCTCGCAAGCCAGAATCACGAACTCGCTTATTGGAAGAGGGGCGTCAGTGATGGATGATGCGACCATCGAAGATTCGGTGGTCGCGGAGGGAGCCGCCGTGCGTGCAGGGGGGTTGGTAAGAGCGTCAGTGCTGCTCGGAGAAACGACTGTCGCCCCGGGAGAAGCCGTCGTGCATGATGTCCGAGCTTTCACCCCTGTGCGGTGA
- a CDS encoding class IV adenylate cyclase — protein MSTSDHSEFEFKIAVDELKPIRCALRQVGATLLQPMARETNHLYDTEDGRIGTGGFLLRLRHHAEKNVITFKGPADFHGAIKQRTEYETDVANPEAMAEILDRLGFRVVLRYEKDREEWQMDGISVVLDHTPMGDFVEVEGPPEKLVAAATTLGLDISDAARGSYVDLWQDYRTRHPELNLPRDMVFGV, from the coding sequence ATGTCGACAAGCGACCATTCCGAATTCGAGTTCAAGATTGCCGTGGATGAATTGAAACCGATTCGATGCGCCCTTCGTCAAGTCGGGGCGACTCTGCTTCAGCCGATGGCGCGGGAAACCAACCACCTCTACGACACCGAGGACGGGCGAATCGGAACAGGGGGGTTCTTGCTTCGCCTACGTCACCACGCAGAGAAGAACGTGATCACTTTCAAGGGGCCGGCTGATTTCCATGGCGCAATCAAACAACGAACCGAGTATGAGACGGATGTCGCCAACCCCGAAGCAATGGCTGAAATCCTCGACCGGCTCGGATTCCGGGTGGTCCTCCGATACGAGAAAGACCGCGAGGAGTGGCAGATGGACGGCATTTCGGTCGTTCTCGACCATACTCCGATGGGAGACTTCGTCGAAGTGGAAGGGCCTCCCGAGAAGCTCGTGGCAGCTGCGACAACTCTCGGGCTCGATATATCCGACGCTGCTCGTGGGTCCTACGTAGACCTCTGGCAGGATTACAGGACTCGTCATCCCGAGCTCAACCTGCCGCGCGATATGGTCTTCGGCGTATGA
- the selB gene encoding selenocysteine-specific translation elongation factor — MRHVVWGTAGHIDHGKTTLVRALTGTDCDRLPEEQARGITIDLGFAQLTDNDIQLHFVDVPGHERLVHTMIAGASGIDLALLVVAADEGVMPQTREHLDVIRLMGVPGGAVALTKADLMDEEMIDLVAEEIRELLDPTAFAGVPIVPVSGYTGSGVPELRRVLIDQAREVIPRQIEGRPYREPVDRVFSLTGAGTVITGTSLWGEIEVGADVTVFPRCMSARVRRLHVHGEERSRVEAGERVAANLAGVAREAIKRGDQLIAPGPWETTQLVTVDLELLTSSPGPLDEGDAVEIHALAARVPARIDRLSVRPLSPGARATAQISLRQPMLLFPGDRYVLRRPSPVNTFAGGMVIDPHLRRWRRRDSANLDRLPGVHPGAWPELLESWIQREGLAGLTASAMAGRLGVRTDAIEAPLGRLLERGSVHALPTRPAVLVATPRLVELAEQAEDELKRRLEGEVVSAGIPARDFVGKLLKRPALELADHYLEELRVRGVIEISEGRVVPPGKTSHMTEAGEALARKVEELYRNDGFEAPSPSDAASRLGVKPAAVEGICKYLIQRHRLVRLEGKYLIHRAVLDEVSRRVREWNVEDFAVGDFKELFHLTRKLAIPILEWLDSERVTIRQGNRRKIVRRT; from the coding sequence ATGAGGCACGTTGTCTGGGGCACGGCAGGTCATATCGACCACGGCAAAACGACGCTCGTCAGGGCGCTTACGGGCACCGACTGCGATCGTTTGCCCGAGGAACAGGCGCGAGGCATCACGATCGATCTCGGTTTCGCCCAGCTGACGGACAACGACATTCAACTGCACTTCGTCGATGTTCCCGGCCACGAGCGCCTCGTTCACACGATGATCGCCGGTGCGTCGGGGATCGATCTCGCCCTCCTGGTCGTGGCGGCCGACGAGGGGGTGATGCCGCAAACACGGGAGCACCTGGATGTGATTCGACTGATGGGTGTGCCGGGGGGTGCGGTCGCCCTCACCAAGGCCGATCTGATGGACGAGGAGATGATCGATCTCGTTGCGGAGGAAATTCGTGAACTGTTGGACCCGACGGCATTTGCCGGCGTCCCGATCGTGCCGGTCTCTGGGTACACGGGAAGCGGCGTTCCCGAACTCCGGCGGGTTCTGATTGATCAGGCGCGGGAGGTTATCCCACGGCAGATCGAGGGGCGCCCGTACCGCGAGCCGGTTGATCGCGTCTTCAGCCTGACCGGGGCGGGTACGGTGATCACCGGAACATCGCTCTGGGGCGAAATCGAGGTTGGTGCCGATGTGACGGTTTTCCCCCGGTGCATGAGCGCGCGGGTGCGGAGACTCCATGTCCACGGTGAGGAGCGCAGTCGTGTCGAGGCGGGCGAAAGGGTTGCTGCCAATCTCGCCGGCGTTGCCCGCGAGGCCATCAAACGAGGCGATCAGTTGATTGCGCCCGGTCCGTGGGAAACCACTCAGCTCGTGACGGTCGATCTCGAGCTGCTGACCTCCTCCCCCGGTCCTCTCGATGAAGGCGACGCGGTTGAAATTCACGCTCTCGCGGCACGGGTGCCAGCGAGAATCGATCGTCTCTCGGTGCGTCCCCTCTCACCTGGCGCACGCGCAACCGCCCAGATATCGTTGCGCCAGCCGATGCTGTTGTTCCCTGGTGACCGATATGTTCTCAGGCGCCCCTCACCGGTCAACACCTTTGCCGGTGGAATGGTGATCGATCCCCACCTGCGACGATGGCGACGGCGTGACAGCGCGAACCTCGACCGATTGCCCGGCGTTCATCCAGGTGCTTGGCCGGAGTTGCTGGAAAGCTGGATTCAACGCGAAGGCCTCGCTGGCCTGACCGCCTCGGCCATGGCCGGCCGGCTCGGTGTCCGGACTGATGCCATCGAAGCACCTCTCGGGCGTCTGCTCGAAAGAGGTTCGGTGCATGCGCTTCCGACGCGACCGGCGGTCTTGGTGGCCACACCACGGCTGGTCGAGCTTGCAGAACAGGCGGAGGACGAGCTGAAACGGAGGCTCGAAGGAGAGGTCGTATCGGCTGGTATCCCGGCGCGGGATTTTGTCGGGAAGCTCCTGAAAAGGCCTGCCCTGGAGTTGGCAGACCACTATCTCGAAGAGTTACGAGTTCGCGGCGTCATCGAGATATCAGAGGGACGGGTAGTGCCTCCGGGCAAGACGAGTCACATGACCGAGGCGGGAGAAGCGCTGGCGCGAAAGGTCGAGGAGCTGTACCGGAACGACGGCTTCGAGGCACCATCACCCTCGGACGCCGCCAGCCGTCTTGGCGTGAAACCAGCTGCCGTCGAAGGCATCTGCAAATACCTGATCCAGCGCCATCGACTGGTCCGCCTGGAAGGGAAATACCTCATTCACCGGGCGGTGCTCGACGAGGTGTCTCGCCGCGTACGGGAGTGGAACGTCGAGGATTTTGCGGTAGGCGATTTCAAGGAACTGTTCCACCTCACCCGCAAACTGGCGATTCCGATTCTGGAGTGGCTTGACTCGGAGCGCGTGACCATCCGTCAAGGGAATCGGCGCAAAATCGTGAGGCGCACATAG
- a CDS encoding nucleoside deaminase — protein sequence MLPDWVFSDDDRRFMVEALAEATAAADRGEVPVGAVVTRAGEVIARAGNRRVENNDPAGHAEIIALRAAGRLVGDWRLSDCTLYVTLEPCAMCASACREARLSLVIWGAGDDRAGAFGSVIDLAGDPRLGPELAHRGGLEAETSRQLLTRFFAKQRQSS from the coding sequence ATGCTCCCCGACTGGGTCTTCTCTGACGACGACCGGCGGTTCATGGTCGAGGCTCTGGCCGAGGCTACGGCCGCGGCGGACCGGGGAGAGGTCCCCGTCGGAGCGGTTGTCACACGCGCTGGTGAGGTCATTGCTCGCGCTGGCAATCGGCGGGTCGAAAACAACGATCCCGCGGGCCACGCCGAGATCATTGCCCTTCGAGCCGCCGGCCGACTGGTCGGTGATTGGCGCCTCTCCGACTGCACCCTTTACGTGACGCTTGAACCCTGCGCCATGTGCGCCTCCGCGTGCCGCGAGGCGCGACTTTCGCTCGTCATCTGGGGAGCAGGTGACGATCGGGCTGGCGCCTTTGGTTCAGTGATCGATCTCGCCGGGGACCCTCGACTCGGCCCCGAGCTTGCCCATCGTGGAGGCCTCGAAGCCGAAACCAGTCGCCAACTCCTCACGCGGTTCTTTGCCAAACAAAGGCAATCATCGTAG
- a CDS encoding LysM peptidoglycan-binding domain-containing protein, whose protein sequence is MSAKIQIAIIAIFLPLVAVAQSVAPPPQPLHYVDDHWTPYDPPTDFPEGAMVHRIVRGDTLWDLAAHYLGDPFLWPQIWERNPYIKDSHWIYPGDPLVIDLAVQEASEIGEDVPFEEAVTDDSLEGYGDEAMPHALGSSSDVYCFAELVQDESKFEFKIASSERIQFQDQYSEGEIVYIDGGVNQGVNAGDRFFILHRIRKLNHPVSNSNLGIVYSQVGQLKILCAQEDTSIAEITYACDPINIGDVLEPFAPVPVPLVIDPDPTDRCDEPNGKPTGYITYNRDDQIDLGTHWLVFLDLGAAEGIYPGTFATVFRDNPVEGMPRLVMGEVGVLTVEEDYSTAIITRAWAPLVVGDRVEVK, encoded by the coding sequence ATGAGCGCAAAAATCCAGATCGCCATCATCGCCATTTTTCTGCCTCTGGTGGCGGTGGCGCAGTCGGTGGCTCCGCCTCCACAGCCGTTGCATTATGTGGACGACCACTGGACACCTTACGACCCACCGACCGATTTCCCCGAAGGCGCGATGGTGCACCGGATCGTGAGGGGCGACACCCTATGGGATCTCGCCGCTCACTACCTGGGTGACCCTTTCCTGTGGCCCCAGATCTGGGAGAGAAACCCGTACATCAAGGACTCCCACTGGATCTACCCGGGTGATCCTCTGGTCATCGACCTCGCGGTACAGGAGGCATCGGAGATCGGCGAGGATGTACCGTTCGAGGAAGCCGTCACCGATGACTCTCTCGAGGGCTATGGAGACGAGGCTATGCCTCACGCGCTCGGAAGCTCATCCGACGTTTACTGTTTTGCCGAGTTGGTCCAGGACGAAAGCAAATTCGAGTTCAAAATCGCATCGTCGGAACGCATCCAGTTCCAAGACCAATATTCGGAAGGCGAAATCGTCTATATCGACGGAGGTGTCAACCAGGGGGTCAACGCTGGCGACCGGTTCTTCATTCTCCATCGAATCCGAAAACTCAACCACCCGGTATCGAACTCCAATCTCGGCATCGTCTACAGCCAGGTAGGACAGCTCAAAATCCTCTGCGCGCAGGAGGACACGTCGATCGCTGAAATCACCTATGCCTGTGATCCGATCAACATCGGTGACGTGCTCGAGCCGTTTGCACCGGTGCCGGTGCCGCTGGTGATCGATCCTGATCCAACCGATCGATGTGATGAGCCGAACGGAAAGCCGACTGGTTACATCACGTACAACAGGGACGACCAGATCGATCTCGGCACCCACTGGCTCGTCTTCCTCGACCTGGGCGCTGCCGAAGGCATCTACCCGGGGACCTTCGCCACCGTCTTCCGCGACAATCCGGTCGAGGGCATGCCCCGCCTCGTGATGGGCGAAGTTGGCGTGCTGACGGTGGAAGAAGACTACTCAACCGCCATCATCACCCGCGCATGGGCGCCCCTCGTGGTGGGCGACCGCGTCGAGGTCAAGTAA
- the bamD gene encoding outer membrane protein assembly factor BamD: MISAQRIALLLLPAAVLAIGCASSRNKEDELLDQLANLDKETIFEQAETLYSEKKYQEARELFAFVYDSFPNDPLGHKAALRVADTYSVKKDVTNLTEARLRYRDFANRYPNDPDRDYALLMVGHTYSARKLRPDRDLSDIHEALAAYEQLINLYPNSEYMSDAESRINNLKELLAEHEYIVGQFYFKNRRLVGALWRFQYIQENYPNFSKIETVNAKISELESLIEQRDAEWKKRLEELKKSTED, from the coding sequence ATGATTTCCGCACAGCGGATTGCCCTTTTGCTGTTGCCCGCGGCCGTCCTCGCGATTGGCTGCGCGAGCAGCCGCAACAAAGAGGATGAGCTCCTGGATCAGCTTGCGAACCTCGACAAGGAAACCATCTTCGAGCAAGCTGAAACCCTGTACTCCGAAAAGAAATATCAGGAGGCCCGTGAGCTCTTCGCCTTCGTTTACGACAGCTTCCCGAACGACCCCCTCGGACACAAGGCCGCCCTTCGGGTTGCAGATACGTATTCAGTCAAGAAGGATGTGACGAATCTCACAGAAGCCCGGCTTCGGTATCGCGATTTCGCCAACCGATATCCGAACGATCCGGACCGTGATTATGCGCTTCTGATGGTGGGCCACACGTACTCGGCACGAAAGCTCCGGCCGGATCGAGATTTGAGCGATATCCACGAAGCGTTGGCCGCATATGAGCAGCTGATCAACCTCTACCCAAACTCGGAATATATGTCTGATGCCGAGTCTAGGATCAATAATCTCAAGGAATTACTCGCCGAACACGAGTACATCGTCGGGCAATTTTATTTCAAGAATAGGCGGCTCGTCGGCGCGCTGTGGCGATTCCAATATATTCAAGAAAACTATCCGAATTTCTCAAAGATCGAAACGGTGAACGCCAAGATTAGCGAATTAGAATCGCTCATTGAACAACGAGATGCCGAATGGAAAAAGCGTCTCGAAGAGTTGAAAAAAAGTACCGAGGATTGA
- the rpe gene encoding ribulose-phosphate 3-epimerase: MNLRIAPSLLAADFSRLADEITDIERGGADMLHLDIMDGHFVPNLTFGPLVVRSLASRTSIPLDAHLMVDDPDALISDLIAAPVARISVHVEACRHLQRTLQSIRDAGLKSGIAINPATSLRLIEDALPWTDFVLVMSVNPGFGGQDFIPETLEKIRRLRPMAAERTLDISVDGGVCLDNVAALAAAGATTLVAGSAVFGSADRAAAITDLRRAANTGGVG, encoded by the coding sequence ATGAACCTGCGTATAGCACCCTCCCTCTTGGCGGCTGATTTTTCACGCCTCGCAGACGAGATCACTGACATCGAGCGGGGCGGTGCGGATATGTTGCATCTGGACATTATGGATGGACATTTCGTGCCCAACCTCACGTTTGGACCGTTGGTGGTTCGCTCGCTCGCGTCTCGAACGAGCATCCCACTCGACGCGCATTTGATGGTCGACGATCCCGACGCTCTCATCTCTGATCTCATAGCTGCTCCGGTCGCGCGAATATCGGTTCATGTGGAGGCCTGCCGCCACCTCCAGCGCACCCTGCAGAGCATCCGCGATGCCGGTTTGAAATCAGGCATCGCCATAAACCCCGCCACCTCCCTCAGGCTGATCGAAGATGCCCTCCCGTGGACTGACTTCGTTCTCGTGATGTCCGTCAATCCGGGTTTTGGTGGTCAGGATTTCATTCCCGAGACTCTCGAGAAGATCCGCAGGCTTCGGCCGATGGCCGCGGAGCGTACTCTGGATATCTCGGTGGACGGAGGCGTCTGTCTCGACAATGTGGCCGCACTCGCCGCCGCCGGCGCCACTACGCTCGTTGCTGGCTCGGCTGTTTTCGGGTCGGCCGATCGGGCCGCAGCCATCACCGATCTGCGCCGTGCAGCAAACACCGGAGGTGTCGGATGA
- a CDS encoding PASTA domain-containing protein, with translation MAKRLLAVLIFLACAGMVFWFALVHTVHQGTLAVPDLGEQSLEEARRRVHDLGLELEVDEPGVFSTVVNPGLIAHQEPPPGFHVKSGSSVTVRVSLGGKTIEVPDVRSSSLNAAQREVERAGLALGTRARVEEEGSADSVIATGPPVGQYVAPVTRVDLLVNTVPHRQLWVMPSLILQPLDQVERFCRLNRWRMGRAREVDYPGFEPGIVLRQHPPAGSPVEPSEIITVWVSK, from the coding sequence ATGGCGAAACGTCTTCTGGCAGTCTTGATCTTTTTGGCCTGTGCTGGAATGGTCTTCTGGTTCGCCCTCGTCCACACCGTGCATCAAGGGACGCTCGCGGTCCCGGACCTTGGCGAACAGAGTCTAGAAGAGGCTCGTAGGCGGGTTCATGACCTCGGCCTCGAACTCGAGGTCGACGAGCCCGGTGTGTTTTCCACCGTTGTCAACCCTGGTTTGATCGCACATCAGGAGCCGCCGCCGGGATTTCACGTCAAATCGGGTTCATCGGTGACCGTTCGGGTCAGTCTTGGTGGCAAGACGATTGAAGTCCCGGATGTGCGAAGCTCTTCGCTCAACGCGGCGCAGAGGGAGGTTGAACGAGCCGGTCTGGCACTTGGCACACGAGCGCGTGTCGAAGAGGAAGGCTCTGCCGACAGTGTGATCGCAACCGGACCGCCGGTCGGACAATATGTTGCCCCCGTCACCCGGGTCGACCTCTTGGTCAACACCGTTCCGCACCGACAGTTGTGGGTCATGCCGTCGCTCATTCTTCAACCCCTGGACCAAGTTGAGCGTTTTTGCAGGCTCAACCGGTGGCGGATGGGCCGAGCCCGTGAAGTTGATTACCCGGGTTTCGAACCCGGGATCGTGCTCCGCCAACATCCTCCCGCTGGATCGCCGGTCGAGCCATCTGAGATCATAACGGTGTGGGTGAGCAAATGA
- the rseP gene encoding RIP metalloprotease RseP: MLTLAAFVFVIGVLITIHEAGHFAMARLLGAPVEVFSIGFGKRLWGFERGGTDYRISLVPLGGYVRIIGLGPDESDVVGDGATETELLPRWQRTLILLAGPLTNIIAAVAFVALAFMIGVEVSAYLDEPPVVGWLDPGSGAEIAGIHEGDRVTAVAGEPTETWRELEVALLTSGGGVVGLTIERDGVVSTVPVTLGVDHLYGFGVSGIKPFLEPIIQIRPGAPAASAGVLTGDRIVAVNGNPITQYYELPILIEPHAGEEIRLEIVRGDQRKSIELTTMNEAGKGKIGVVPLFPTVVETLGFFPAIRAGFVECHRMTIQTFQVIGRLLTRKASIRQVSGPVGIAQISGEAARSGIEALIMLMGIISLQLGIFNLLPIPILDGGHLTVIAVEALLGRDLPLKVKERILEVGFYLLILLMVVVLFNDIIRIVPENVRQFIFRG, encoded by the coding sequence ATGCTGACGCTTGCCGCATTCGTTTTCGTCATCGGAGTATTGATTACAATCCACGAGGCCGGCCATTTCGCGATGGCCCGGCTTCTTGGAGCGCCGGTCGAAGTTTTTTCGATCGGTTTCGGAAAACGTCTTTGGGGCTTCGAACGGGGAGGCACGGATTATCGGATCTCCCTGGTCCCCTTGGGCGGTTACGTCAGGATTATTGGGCTCGGCCCGGACGAGTCCGACGTCGTCGGCGACGGCGCGACCGAGACCGAACTCCTTCCGCGCTGGCAACGTACGCTCATCCTGCTCGCCGGTCCACTGACCAACATTATCGCGGCGGTGGCGTTCGTTGCCCTCGCTTTCATGATCGGAGTCGAGGTCAGCGCCTACCTCGACGAGCCACCAGTCGTCGGCTGGCTCGACCCGGGCTCAGGCGCTGAAATCGCCGGCATACATGAAGGTGATCGGGTGACTGCGGTTGCGGGAGAGCCAACCGAAACCTGGCGCGAACTCGAGGTTGCATTGCTCACCTCCGGCGGCGGGGTGGTCGGCCTGACGATCGAGCGTGACGGCGTTGTTTCCACGGTCCCCGTCACCCTCGGCGTCGATCATCTGTACGGCTTTGGTGTGTCTGGCATCAAGCCATTCCTCGAACCGATCATCCAGATTCGCCCGGGAGCGCCCGCCGCCAGTGCGGGGGTCCTCACCGGGGATCGAATCGTTGCGGTCAACGGAAACCCGATCACCCAATACTACGAGTTGCCGATTCTGATCGAGCCCCATGCCGGGGAGGAGATAAGGCTCGAAATCGTTCGAGGGGATCAACGCAAGAGCATCGAACTGACGACGATGAATGAGGCCGGCAAGGGCAAGATCGGCGTTGTGCCGCTCTTTCCTACGGTGGTCGAAACTCTCGGGTTTTTCCCGGCAATCCGAGCCGGATTCGTCGAGTGTCATCGCATGACGATTCAGACCTTCCAAGTCATCGGGCGGTTGCTGACCCGGAAAGCCTCGATTCGGCAGGTTTCGGGACCGGTCGGGATCGCCCAGATCTCGGGAGAGGCCGCCCGCAGTGGCATTGAAGCCCTGATCATGTTGATGGGCATCATTTCGCTCCAACTGGGGATCTTTAATCTCCTGCCGATCCCGATACTCGACGGAGGCCATCTGACAGTGATCGCGGTCGAGGCTTTGCTGGGAAGAGATCTCCCCCTCAAAGTCAAGGAGCGCATCCTCGAGGTCGGATTCTACCTGCTGATCCTTTTGATGGTTGTGGTGCTTTTCAACGACATCATCCGCATTGTTCCCGAAAACGTGCGCCAATTCATTTTCCGCGGGTGA
- the dxr gene encoding 1-deoxy-D-xylulose-5-phosphate reductoisomerase has protein sequence MKKIAVLGSTGSVGTATLAVVEASPDRFAVVALAAGRNLDLLRRQIEIHRPEVVSVASQDDARALGREFADTRCVAGRDGILEVACCESSEMLVSAVVGSVGLMPTVAAIRQGKDIALANKESMVAAGELIKSESTRADVNLLPVDSEHVAIHQALGSTSTASVNRLVLTASGGPFRTWSSEEMARATISDTLAHPTWQMGRKISVDSATMMNKGLEIIEAHHFFGTSEDRIDVIIHPESVAHSMVEFADGSILAQLSPRDMRFPILYALSWPERGPKGMPGLDLAEISPLTFEKLDPKKFPAPGLARSALRAGGEMPAVLNAANEAAVASFLNGHCPFPAIIETVEATLDRWVPRNHPLTHLEQAIATDAEAKNLAREELRKYQPAAIGSENRC, from the coding sequence ATGAAAAAAATCGCTGTCCTCGGGTCCACGGGATCCGTCGGGACCGCCACCTTGGCAGTGGTGGAGGCCAGTCCCGACCGCTTCGCTGTGGTCGCACTTGCCGCCGGTCGAAACCTCGATCTGCTGCGTCGCCAGATCGAGATTCATCGGCCAGAGGTGGTTTCCGTCGCCAGTCAGGATGACGCCCGAGCCCTCGGACGGGAGTTCGCCGATACCCGCTGTGTCGCTGGACGTGACGGGATTCTCGAAGTCGCGTGCTGCGAGTCGAGCGAAATGTTGGTCTCAGCAGTCGTCGGTTCGGTCGGGCTCATGCCAACCGTCGCGGCGATCCGTCAGGGCAAGGACATCGCGCTTGCCAACAAGGAATCCATGGTGGCGGCCGGCGAGCTCATCAAATCCGAGAGCACGCGCGCGGATGTCAACCTCTTACCGGTCGATTCGGAGCACGTCGCCATCCACCAGGCTCTCGGTTCAACCAGCACGGCGTCAGTGAACCGCCTCGTTCTGACCGCTTCAGGTGGCCCGTTTCGGACCTGGTCATCAGAAGAAATGGCACGGGCAACGATTTCGGACACCTTGGCTCATCCGACCTGGCAGATGGGTCGGAAGATCTCCGTCGACTCCGCAACCATGATGAACAAGGGGCTCGAAATCATCGAGGCGCACCATTTCTTCGGAACTTCGGAAGATCGAATCGACGTAATAATCCACCCTGAAAGCGTCGCCCATTCGATGGTGGAGTTCGCTGATGGTTCGATTCTCGCTCAGCTGTCACCGCGCGACATGCGATTTCCAATCCTCTATGCCCTCTCCTGGCCGGAACGGGGACCGAAAGGTATGCCCGGGCTCGACCTCGCCGAGATCTCTCCCCTGACATTCGAGAAACTGGACCCGAAGAAATTCCCTGCGCCCGGACTTGCACGATCCGCCCTGCGTGCGGGCGGCGAGATGCCTGCCGTGCTCAACGCCGCCAACGAGGCAGCCGTGGCGTCGTTTCTGAATGGACATTGCCCGTTCCCCGCCATCATAGAAACCGTGGAAGCAACCCTCGATCGTTGGGTCCCTCGCAATCACCCGTTGACACATCTCGAACAGGCGATTGCCACCGACGCCGAAGCCAAAAACCTCGCCAGAGAGGAACTTCGGAAATATCAACCAGCCGCGATTGGTTCGGAGAATCGATGCTGA